AATGAGTCGCGGTTAGCGATCACAACGGATCTAACCGCCTATTTAACGCAGCAAAATATTTTACCGCGGGTCAGTGTATTGGATGTTGGTGGCGGGGCGGGGCGGTTTGCCTTGCCATTTGCGCGTGTGGCGCGTCAAGTGACGATCAGTGATATTTCGCAGCAAATGTTGAAGTTTGCGCGGCAAGCTGCTGTGCAAGCTGGACTGACTAATTTGAAATTCCAACACAGTGCTTGGTCACAACTGCCGGCACAGCCGCAAGCTGACGTTGTTTTTGCCAGTATGTTGCCGCTGGCGCCGGCTGAGTTGCAAAAATTCAGTCAATTAGGACGTCATTTTGCGGTTCTTAATCGGGCGGTGCGTCATACGGATAGTATTTCAACTGAGTTGCAGCAGTTGCTAGATCTGCCGCCAGTGCTGGACCCAACTAATGACGCTACCATCTTTTCTGAATACGTGCTGGCAGTCCGCCAACTCGGTTATCAACCTTGGCAGCAGACATTTACCTACCATTTAACTGAGCAAGTGACCCGTGAAATGTTGGTAGCCGAATTGGCGGATGAATTAACGCTACATCAGCAGCGACTATTCCAGCAATGGCTAACTGAAAAGTTTGCGCAACACGATGAGATTACGGCACAACAGACTTATGCGTTCAAGACTTTACTCTGGCGAGTCGGATTGCAGTAGCTAATTTCACGTGAGGCAGCTATAATATAAGCAAAGTAATTAGTTAGCTCGTACTTTCCGATGGTGATTAAACTAATGCCGCGAACTGGCAAGTTTAAGTCGCACTGTCCGTAATATTAAGAATTTTTGATACAAAAATTAACCACTTTTGTGGAAGAGGTGCAAAAATGATGACGGTATTTGACGTGCTAAAAATGGTCACCATCAACCATATGCCGGTTGATGTTCAGCAAATTGTCATGACGGATACGGATGGCAAACCAAATAGTGTTTTAACTGACCTGTTAAATGACGTTTTAGGAAAAGTTCGAATTTTTATCGACTTACAGGAAATGACTGGTGTTAGTCAGTTGGTCAATGAGTTAAAAATGTTTACGCCGCTGCCAACGGATGTATTAGATGAATATACGAAGATTTTAGAGCAGCCGGTCAGCAGCATCAATTTTGCACCGCGTAAGCAGCAAATCGAATTGGTTTACGATGAATATACGTATTAAGTAATTAAAGTGAGGTTGTGGCAGAATTTTTTGTCGCGATCTCACTATTTATTTTATATAGTAGAATTAGTTTTTAGCCAAACATGTGTTCTTTGAAACGTGATTTCATGGTATAGTTTAATTATTAAAACGAATGCAGAGAAAGTGGGTGCACAAATGCGTTTTTTACATACTGCTGATTGGCATATTGGCAAAAAATTGCATGGGTATGAGCTATGGACTGAACAAGAAGATGCCTTTCAACAGATTCTAGCCTTGGCCCAGCAAAAAAAAGTGGATGCAGTTGTATTGGCGGGTGATATTTATGATCGTGCCCTGCCCAGTGAACAGGCTGTGGCAACAGTCAATCAAATGTTACAACAGATCAATTTGACGGCACAACTGCCATTACTGGCGATTTCCGGTAATCATGATAGCGCGACACGTTTGGAAACGGGGAGTCCCTGGTTTACGGCCACCAATTTCTATTTGAATACTAAGCTCGAACAAGCATTTACACCAATTGAGCTCGCGGATACACAGTTCTTCCTATTGCCTTATTTTGAGCCCTTTGCCGCACGCCAATACTTTGGTGACGATAAATTGCGGACGATCGCGCAGGCGATGCCAAAAATCGTTGCGGCGATGCAGGAAAAATTTAAAGCCGACAAGAAACATGTCCTAGTGGCCCATTTTTTTGCGGCGGGTAGCCAACAAAGTGATTCGGAAACTAAAGTAACCGTTGGTGGACTAGACGCAGTACCAACGGATGCATTGGCAGCTTTTGATTATGTAGCATTAGGCCATTTACACAATGAGACGGCGCTGCATGCTGAGCGCATCAAATATAGTGGTTCACCATTAAAGTTTTCCGTTTCGGAAGCACAACAGCAGAAAGGGGTTTGGTTGATCGATACAGATCCATTTCAGGCTGAGTTTCTACCATTAAAGCCACTGCGGGATGTTGCCGAAGTGACCGCTAGCTTTGCGCAGCTCACGGATCCAGCTTATTATGGCCAACTTGAGCGGGATGATTATTTGGCGATCAATTTAACGGATACTAAAGTTATTCCCAATGTGATGCAGGAACTGCGTAAAATTTATCCCTATATACTAAGCTTATCCCGCGAAAATGGTCGCGAAGTCACTGTAACCTTAACGCCACAGATTCGAACCTTATCACCAATGGCTTTGTTGGCGGACTTTTTTCAAGAAACGACGACGCAGTCCTTGACGACTAAGCAAGAAAAATTAGCAGCGGCAGCACTTAAAGCAGCACAAAAGGACGGTGAGTAGGATGCGGCCCTTAAGTTTGATCATGACCAATTTTGGTCCCTACGCCCACGAGACGATTGATTTCACGAAATTTCAGGAAACACCGTTATTCTTGATCAGCGGTAAAACTGGCAGTGGGAAAACAACGATTTTTGATGGCTTATGCTACGCCTTATTTGGAGTGACTTCCGGTCAGGAGCGGGATGGCAAAATGCTGCGCTCTGATTTTGCGACTGCAGCCGATTTGACTCAAGTTAGTTTTCGGTTTTCTCATCGCGACCGTGAGTATCTAATCGTTCGGCAACCTGATCAATTAGTAGCTAAAAAACGTGGTGACGGTTATCGTGATCAGCCAGCCAAAGTAACGCTGACCGTTTATCAACAAGGTAAAGAAATTCAGGAATTAACTAAAAAAGGTCAAGTAGCAACTTATATTCAAGCGTTACTTCATTTGGATGCCAATCAATTTGCCCAGATCGTTTTATTGCCACAAGGAGAGTTCCGGAAATTCTTGATGTCAGATAGCAACGATAAAGAAAAAGTGCTCCGGAATCTTTTTGGCACACAGATTTATGAGCGCTGGGCGCAAGTGTTAAAAGACCAGCGGCGAACAGCTGATAAAGCTTTTGCCAATGCTAATCAGCAAGTGACTGTAATCTTACAACAGGCTTTTTGGTTACCAGAATTTCAGGCTGCGGCGGATAGTGCAAATCCCAATGATGTGTTGGCCGCTTTACAGCAACAATTACCAGAGCTAACGCACCAAGTAACTGTGGCGGAACAGCAAATGCAGGCAACGCGGCAAAGCGAGCAGCAGCAACAGGCTGCCTTAACTGCAGCGCAGCAGCAAGCTAAATGGCTGCAAGAACAGCAGGCTAATCAAGTCGCTTTGGCGGCTTTAGCTGACCAAGAACCAGCGATGGCGGCTTTGCAACAGCAAATTAAAGCGTTGGAATGGGCGCAAGGGGTTCAGCCTTTGGCGCAGCAATGTCAGCAGTTGACGGAACAGCAGCGTGAGTTAGAACAGAGCTTAACGACTTTGCGGCAGCAACAACCGCAATATCAAGCTGAATTATCCGCAGCCAATACGCGACTGAATGATTTGCAAGCAATGAGTGAGCAGCAGGCCAACTGGCAAGCACAATTGCATCAGTGGCAAGCTTTACTGCCGCTTTATCAGGAAGTTACTGAATTGACCGAAAAAATTAAAGCGACAACTACGGCTGCAGATCAGGCACAACAAGTTGAACAACAAGTCAGGACGAAGCAAGAACAACTAACCACTGAACAAACTAGACTGAATGAGTTGATGGCAACTGGCGGCAAAGTGGCACAAGAGCTAGCGGAATTGACGAGTCAACAACAGGCCCAGCAACAAATACAGCAACAGATCACGACTTTGCAACAGCAAGCCACTCAAATAAAGATTGCGGAAACAGATTTGGCCCAGCAGCAGGTGAAGTTAACTGATTTGCAGACGACTAGTGCCACGGCTGAAGCAAACTTTTTACAAGTTAAAAGTGATTGGGCAGCGACGCAAATTATCCGTTTGCAGCAGGAGCTATTACCAGGACAACCCTGCCCTGTTTGTGGCGCCGTGGAACACCAAGTCGTGGCACCGCCACAAACTCAGGTGGTCAGCGAGCAGGACTACCAAGCGGCGGAAACAACCTGGCAACAAGCTCAGGCAAATGCAGCGCGCTTAGCAGGCCAAGTCGCTAATGCCGCTGAAAATGTTGAGCAACAACAAACGGCTTGGCAAACAGCCGTTGCGACTTTACTTAAAGCGACAACCACCAGCGCAACTGATTTAACTGAACTAACGGCGATCGTAACGCAAACTCAACAAGACTTAGCCCAGCAATTGGTTGCCAAACAACAGCAACAAGGCCAATTGGACCAGGCGGCGGCGCAATTAACCAAGTTAAAATCAGCCGTAACTGCTAATCAAGCGGCTTTACAGCAGCAACAGCAACAACGTCAAGCATTAACCCAGCAGCTGATAGAATTAAAAACGCAACAACAAAATAAGCAACAGCAATTACCAGAAGCTTTTACGGATCAAGCGGCTTTGCAACAGCAACTCAGGCAGTTGCAGCAAAAAATGACGCTTTTTGAGCAGTCCCTCACAGCAGCAACCAAGCAACAGCAAGCTGCAAGTGAAGCTAGTTTGGTCAATCAAACGCAGATAGCGGAACAAACCAAGCAACTGGCTGCTGTCACCCAGCAATTGACCCAGCGCCAAGCCGAGTTGACCCAGATCTTAGCAGCGGCAAGCAAAACCGAGGTCCAACTACAACAATTAATAGCAACATTACCGCAATTAAACGCGCAGCGTCAGCGATTGCAAGCCTTTAACAATCAACGGTTGCAGTTGACGACGCGTCAGCAAAGTTTGGCAGCGCAATTAACTATTACAACACCACCAGACCTAGCAGCATTACAAGAACAGTTAGCACAGGCCACAGCAAAATTGCGGGAGCAAGAAAAAAGCTACTATCAATTAAAGGAATACTGTGAACGTGATCAACACGTTATTCAACAAGCCACAACGCAACTTGCCGGTATCAAGCAGCAAATGGCTGATCTAGCTGAATTGACCCAATTAGCTGAAGTTGCCAACGGGGATGGACCACAAAAATTGAGTTTGGAACGGTTTGTCTTACAAACTTATCTGCGGGAAGTGTTGCGTGTCGCTAATCAGCGACTCAGTGAGCTGACTCAAGATCGTTATCAATTCCAATTACGAGCGACCAATGGTAGTTTCCGGACCAATACCGGCCTGGAAATTGACGTTTACGATGATAATTGTGGTGCCATTCGCAGTGTGCATACCTTGTCTGGGGGTGAAAGTTTCATTGCCGCGTTGACGCTGGCATTAGCTCTAGGTGAGGTGATCCAGCAGGAATCCGGTGGTGTCGAGATCGAGGCTTTATTTATTGATGAAGGCTTTGGTTCGTTAGATGAAGATGCGCTGGAAACAGCTTTAGATACTTTAGAAACAGTTGAAGGTAAGCATCGTATGATCGGTATTATTAGCCACGTTAAGGAATTACAAGAGCGGGTACCAGATCAATTGCAAGTCACCACCAATGGAAATGGTCAAAGCCATATTCGTTATCAGCTTGGCTTTGAAGTTTGATATTCTCATTAAAACAAGTCGAATATTCAATGAATATCGTGCTAAAATTAATTAAAGGTTAGTATTTAATTAAAAAATGAATTGACAAGTAACGCTATTATACTTACCATTTAAAGCATGGTTTGACTTTTAAATAAGTCGACAATCAAATTAATGGTGTGGTGGATAGTGTGATAAAAAGATATGATAGCGACAAAATTAAACAATTAGTATTCAACCCGAATTATTCATACGAGGTTTAATATCGGCATACCGCACAATTTTGGACCAATTCTCGTGCTGCTATGGTGTAGTCAAACCAAGATGTACTGTTTTTGCTAAAGGCTACCAAATTATGGGGCTGGATAAATTTTTGATCCTCAATTTTGAGCATACTTGCCCCTTGGCCGAACCGACTTTTTTTGATTTATTGCACCAGTTTAGCCCCACTGTAGCGCTTGGATTCGAGCTAACAGTTGATAAAACAAATCCTGATAGACGTGGTGGCGGCTTAATTTTAGATAAAGTTGCCGGCCGCTGGTCACCAGCTTACCCGCTACTTTAAACAGCCATAAGCGCAAGGTTGTAACCTGTAATCGCTGATGTTGTACAGGCAACAATTGGCGCATCAAGCTGACTAAATTATAAGCGAGGACACTGAGCATCATGCGGGCATAATTTGGTATAAATTGCGAGCTAGTCATTTTATCCAGGTAAAAGCCAGCCTTGGCTTCCTTGATATAATTTTCCATTTGGCCCCGTTGATGATAGGCTTGAAACGCATCTTCGGCGACAAAACTCGTTAAATTGGACACAAGGTATTCATGTTGAAATAACAATTCACCAGCTGGTCGAGTTGATTTAATATAGATCTGGCGCGGCTTAGGCCATGATCGGGCTTGATAAGACGCGCGATAATAATGGACCTCGGTCTCAGTCCAATTCTGCTCATCACTGATCTGAACAAAACGTTCAGCCAGTTGGTTCAGCCGCCGATTGGCTTTCAGGCGGATCAAGTAAAAAGTGTCGTTGGCTTCACAAGTTTCGTATAATTCTGGAGTCGCAAAGCCACTATCCCCGCGGACCAAGATATCAGCGTTCGGTTTGACTTGATGATAGTGCTGTAGTAGTGGTGTGATAAAGGGGGCAATATCCGTACTGGTATAAACATTACCTGGGCGCAATTGAGCCTTTAAACAGTGGCCCGTTTGCCCGTCAAAAGCGACCAGCGGATGGTAACCCGTGGTACCGTAATGCGCATTAAAGGCCGTTTTTTCCTGATGACCATGAGTATCGGCGTGAGTCGAGTCAATATCGAGGATCAGCTGTTGTTGCTTGGCGCCAGTCCACGCTTGGTCAAGCAATGCTTGATTCAACGTTTGTAATGAGGTGATGGTCTGCTCGTCACAGCGTTGCCAAAAACGGGATAATGACGGTTGTGAGGCCAATTGCGGTTGTGCCAATAGTAATTTAAATGTGGGGTCATTGCGCAAACTGGTGGCAGCTAGATCGGCCGGGTAACCGGCGATCAACTGCAGCACGACCTGCTCTAGTAGACTAAAGTTGCTGTAACGAGCGTAATGGCGCTGGTCATCAAAATGGACTAATTGATACGCTAAGGTCGTGAAATTGAGTTGCGCCATTAATTCTTTGACCAACACTAGCCCAGCATCAGTGGAAAGTTCACCACCAGTGTGCGAAATATGTAATTTAGGATTGAAATTAACTCGTTTTTCCGGTAAAATTGCCATGAGAAGGACCTCTTTCTTTGGGTGGATAGCTGACTTGTGGTGAATCAACTATACCAAATCGGAGGTTCTTTTTCTGCACTAAAAAGGTGAAAAATAAAAAACACAGTACCGCCCATGATACCGGGGTGACACTGTACTTGGAGAACTTATGGTGAATAATTCAGGATTCAACATTTATCAAGCTTATGGGTTTTCTGAAACACAAAGTCATAAGGTAGCTGAAATGTTGATCTATACGGATTTACATGGGATAGAATCACACGGTGTACAGCGCTTGGTCATGTATGACCATTTTATTCAAAATGGTAAAATTCGGGTACATAGCCAACCAGAGATCGTGAAAGAAACCGATGTTAGTGCGGTAGTTGACGCTAAGTTTGGTCTTGGTCAATTAAACGGAATCTATAGTATGAATTTAGCAATCGAAAAGGCTAAACAACATGGCATTGGTATCGTGACGACCCGTGATTCTGGGCATTACGGGATTGCTGGCTATTATGCAGATATGGCCGCACAGCAAGGCTTGATTGGAATGTCATCGTGCAATTCACGGCCGGCAATGTTGCCAACGCATGCAACTAAAGCTTTTGTTGGGACCAATCCGATTGCATTTGCCATGCCGGCTAAGCCGCACACCTTCATTTTTGATGCCGCGACCACCACGGTTCCGCAAGGAAAAATTGAAGTGTACAATAAATTGGAAAAGGATCTTCCGGCTTTATGGGTAGCCAAGAATGGCAATGAGCCAGTGTATGACCACACACAAACTGAAGATTTTAAGGCTTTGCGTGATCCTGATGCGACGGTTGGTTTAGCGCCATTAGGTGGTGTGTCGGAAAATACTGGTAGTCATAAAGGTTTTGGCTTAGGAATTATCGTTGAAGTTTTCACTTCTATATTATCAATGGGCAATATTTCAACTGAGATCACGCCGGAGGATTTATCAGTGGGACCTCGCCAAAGCTTTACTGCGATTGATCCAGCTATTTTTGGCGATAAAGAGCAGATTATCGATCGTTTCTCGCGTTATTTGCAGGATATTCGTGAATTGCCGGCAATTCCAGGCAAAACGATCTATGTACATGGTGACAAAGAGGCGGCTGCCTACGCTGATCGTAAAAAGAACGGCATTGAAATTGATGATCGGACACTGGAAGAAATTGAATCAATTGCTAGCCGCTTGAATATTGACTATACAAACTATGTTGCTTAGTATTTAAATAAATTGAAGAACTTTTACCTTGAACCAGAGGTGGAAGTTCTTTTTATTTGTCTGTGAATTTTTGTGCGGAAATGGGCTAAAAAAGCCGATTTTACCAAAAAAACTCAGTTTTAATCATTTTCTAATCTAAAAAATGGAATTATTTTTTTATTTATCGTGAAAAAATGGCGTTTTTGTAATCTAAAAAAAGACTATTATATCAAGAACATACGGTCGTTTTGAAAAAATTATATTGCAATAGATTACAGCGATATGACAATGTTTCATGAAAATCCTGTTCTGTAATGGTTTAGGTATTTGTTTGTCATGGCGAGTTGCTATAATCATCCTCGTTGATTAAATTAAATCAACATTCATGTGAACGTCGTTATTAACAAACAAATTTTACAAACCCAAATTTTAGGAGTGATATTTATTTTATTAAGTAACCGTATTAAGATGTTAGTTTTATCAACTGTTGGTGCCGCTAGTTTATTTGTTGGTGGCGTTGCTCAGGCAAGCGCAGCTACTGTAACTGCTCAATCTGGTGACACAGTCGCTAAATTGGCAAACGCAAATGGTGTTTCGATCTCTGCATTTGAACAAGCAAATGGTATCAACACAAGCACACATTTAATTTATGCGGGGCAAACTTATACGCTTCCTGGTAGTACTCAAACAACAACGACTACAACTGCAGTAGCACAGCCTGCAGCAACTCAAACGACAACGCAAACAACACAACCTGCTGCTACTCAGTCGACAACAACACAAGCTGCTTCAACACAAGCAGCAACAACATCGACCGCAGCAACGACTTCAACTACTGCCACAACTTCAAGTTCAAGTTCAGATGAAGCTGCTAAAGCATGGATCGCTAATAAGGAATCCGGTGGTAGCTATACTGCAACCAACGGTCAATATATTGGTAAATATCAATTAAGCTCGTCATACTTAAATGGCGATTACTCAGCAGCTAACCAAGAAGCAGTGGCTAACAACTACGTCACTTCACGTTATGGTTCATGGACTGCCGCTCAATCATTCTGGCAAGCAAATGGCTGGTACTAAGCTTTAAATAAATGATTAACACAAAAAGCTGCGACTTTTAGTCGCAGCTTTTTTTCGTGTAGTGTCATGAAAATGGGGCAACTCTGCAATTAGTTTGCATTTCTGTCATAATAGAAGTTAAAGTGAAGAAATGAGGTGGCATAATGCCACAAATTAGCCGGGTACAGGTGCGACAATTTTTCTTGATGATCGTTGCACTGGAAATTATTGCCGTGAGTATTAATTTGTTTTATGCACCCCATGCTGTAGCGGCAGGTGGTGTCACTGGTATTGCGATTCTTGCTGAAGCGGCCTTTGGCTTGCCGGTATCGACTGTGGTGCTGGTGTTGAATACGGTATTACTGATCATTGCGTATTTTTTCTTGGAGCGAGCGACGGTGGTCCGCATTGCGTTTGGTAGCTTTGCTTTACCGTTGTGTTTAGCATTAACGCCGCAAGTTAAGGTAGTACAGGATCGTTTATTGGCCGTGATTGTCGGGGGCGTTGTCTTTGCTCTGGGTGTTTCATTGTTATACCGAATGGATGCTTCCAGTGGTGGAACGACTGTACCGCCAATGATCTTGAAGAAATATTTCCAGATCAAACCGGCGGTCAGCTTACTCGTTATTGATGGCTTGATCTGTCTTGGTAACTTGTTTACCGCCAATTTTGAAGTGTTTGTACTAGCACTGTTGTCGTTGGTGGTGACTTCATTATTGATGAACTATATTGAAACCGGATTGGATCGCAAACGAGTGATTTACGTCATGAGTGAGTATGAAGCAGAAATTAAAGCTTTGCTGGTCGATGATATGGCTCGCGGACTGACTGCTTTACAAGTGACCGGCGGTTTTAGCGGTGATGCACGCGAAATGTTGATGCTAGTGGTAGAAAATCAAGATTATCCCCATGTGATCAAACGAATTCGTAGTATCGATCCTAGTGCCTTTTTAATGGTGCACGATGTGGCGGAAGTCCATGGTGGAATTTTGTGAAAAGCTAAGTGGATCGAGAAAGTGTTCGGATCATGTTGTAGTGGTGGAAAGCAGGTTACCGTTAATTAGTTATTAAAACTAAGCTGGCATAAATTTTCAAACACAACTTCGGTAAAAAATGTTATTATCAAGCCACGGTAGAAATTTTTAGAAATTAGCAGGTAAGGTAAATGCAAAAAAAGAGTATACGTAATAAATTATCAATTGCTGGCATTCTCGTAACTTTAGGCATTGTTTACGGGGATATCGGGACGTCACCGTTATACGTTATGAATGCGATTGTTGCCGATGCTGGTGGCTTGCAACACGCGACCCCTGATTATGTGATCGGCAGTATTTCATTGATTTTTTGGACCTTGATGTTAGTTACAACGGTGAAGTACGTGTTGATCGCATTGCGTGCAGATAACAATGGTGAGGGCGGTATTTTTGCCTTGTACGCGTTGGTTCACAAAAACGCCCGCTGGTTGATGATTCCGGCATTGATCGGTGGTGCGGCATTGTTGGCCGATGGGACCTTGACGCCAGCGGTAACAGTAACTAGTGCCGTTGAAGGGTTAAAGGGGCAAGCGTTCGGTAAATTAGTTTTTAGTCAGGATCAAAACGTAGTGGTGCTGACGACGATCATTATTTTATTACTATTGTTTATGATTCAACGCTTTGGGACGTCAACGATCGGTAAAGCTTTTGGACCGATCATGTTCCTGTGGTTCGCCTTGATCGGTGTGATCGGTTTTGTTAATATGGTGCCTAATTTAGAGGTATTAAAAGCTTTATCACCAGTTTATGCGATCAAAACGTTATTCAGTCCAGCTAATAAAGTTGGTGTCTTCATTCTAGGTAGTGTTTTTCTAGCAACAACTGGGGCGGAGGCGCTGTATTCAGATATGGGTCACGTGGGTAAGAAAAATATCTACGCGAGCTGGCCGTTTGTTTACGGGATGCTGACATTGAGCTACTTTGGTCAAGGAGCATGGTTGATCCGTAATTATCATAGCCAGGCTGCAACTGGATTTGCCAATCCGTTTTTTGAAGTAATTCCGGCTAATACGAAGTTATTCGTGATCATCGTGGCAACTTTAGCAGCAATCATCGCTTCGCAGGCCTTGATTACCGGCTCATTTACGTTAGTTGCTGAGGCAATCCGCTTGAAGATTTTGCCACGGATGTTGATCAAATATCCAAGTACTGAACGTGGACAGATCTATATCGGCAACGTCAACTGGCTGTTGTGTCTAGTCACGTTAGCCGTGACGCTGTATTTTAGAACTTCAGAACATATGGAAGCCGCTTATGGCTTGGCAATCACAGTAACGATGTTAATGACGACGCTGTTGTTGCATTCGTATTTGGCGCACAAAATCAATCGCTTGGCTGCATTGCTGATCTCACTGTTCTTTGGTGCTGTCGAAGTTGTTTTCTTCACTGCCAGTATCGTTAAGTTTGCCCACGGTGGCTATGTGACCGTGATTATTACTTGTTTGATTTTGGCAGTTATGGCGATTTGGTATTATGGGAATAAGATTCGTGATCGGCATGAATCGGAGCGCGAATACGTTTCGTTATTGGCATATCGCAACCAATTAGTTGAGCTGTCGGCGGACGAAACGGTGCCGTTGTATGCCACCAATTTAGTTTATATGGCTAAAATGAAGCCCGGCCATATGATCAAGCGCAGTATGCTGTACTCGATTTTGGATAAGCGACCAAAACGTGCCCGTGTCTACTGGTTTGTTACGGTGGTGATCACCGATGATCCGTATACCCTGAAATACAAGGTCGATATGATGGATACTAAGAGCGTGGTCAACGTGACCTTGTATTTAGGCTTCCGGCGTAATCAATGGATCAACGTCTATATTCGGCAGATCATTCAGGATCTGATGCGCGAAGGCAAAGTTGATTATCAACCACAACGTTATACGACGATTCCTAATCGGCATGTGGGCGATTTCCGTTTTGTGGTGTTACAGGAACTACTGTCGCCGGCAACAAATATTTCAAATTTAGAAAAGCTGGTTATTGGAGCGCGGATCTGGTTGCAAAACCATACCGCTTCGCCAGTCCAATGGTTTGGACTTGAATTTAGTGATGTTA
This is a stretch of genomic DNA from Loigolactobacillus coryniformis subsp. coryniformis KCTC 3167 = DSM 20001. It encodes these proteins:
- a CDS encoding KUP/HAK/KT family potassium transporter, with product MQKKSIRNKLSIAGILVTLGIVYGDIGTSPLYVMNAIVADAGGLQHATPDYVIGSISLIFWTLMLVTTVKYVLIALRADNNGEGGIFALYALVHKNARWLMIPALIGGAALLADGTLTPAVTVTSAVEGLKGQAFGKLVFSQDQNVVVLTTIIILLLLFMIQRFGTSTIGKAFGPIMFLWFALIGVIGFVNMVPNLEVLKALSPVYAIKTLFSPANKVGVFILGSVFLATTGAEALYSDMGHVGKKNIYASWPFVYGMLTLSYFGQGAWLIRNYHSQAATGFANPFFEVIPANTKLFVIIVATLAAIIASQALITGSFTLVAEAIRLKILPRMLIKYPSTERGQIYIGNVNWLLCLVTLAVTLYFRTSEHMEAAYGLAITVTMLMTTLLLHSYLAHKINRLAALLISLFFGAVEVVFFTASIVKFAHGGYVTVIITCLILAVMAIWYYGNKIRDRHESEREYVSLLAYRNQLVELSADETVPLYATNLVYMAKMKPGHMIKRSMLYSILDKRPKRARVYWFVTVVITDDPYTLKYKVDMMDTKSVVNVTLYLGFRRNQWINVYIRQIIQDLMREGKVDYQPQRYTTIPNRHVGDFRFVVLQELLSPATNISNLEKLVIGARIWLQNHTASPVQWFGLEFSDVSIEAVPLILGERHHIKLKQVK